Proteins encoded together in one Schistocerca americana isolate TAMUIC-IGC-003095 chromosome 8, iqSchAmer2.1, whole genome shotgun sequence window:
- the LOC124545938 gene encoding transmembrane protease serine 11B-like protein, translated as MSLEMWRFLKRRTQGEGLALTEYWLPSEPFPLGSNIQVVNLPADRYDAPAGLPVTVSGWGDAPPGWGMNGSSPVYLQRADMHVVDRDTCREMMADISPLTLGMVCAGDPTMAACHGDSGSPPVYGDTQIGIVSWSRPDCISATAVYANMGTFRAWMRNNTGV; from the exons ATGTCCCTTGAGATGTGGAGATTTCTAAAGAGGCGCACCCAAGGAGAGGGCCTTGCACTGACCGAGTACTGGCTG CCTTCTGAGCCGTTCCCACTAGGCTCGAACATACAAGTGGTCAACCTCCCTGCCGACAGATACGACGCTCCAGCAGGCCTTCCAGTCACCGTCTCGGGCTGGGGCGACGCCCCTCCGGGCTGGGGCATGAACGGCTCCAGCCCAGTGTACCTGCAGCGGGCGGACATGCACGTCGTGGACCGCGACACCTGCCGTGAAATGATGGCCGACATCTCGCCACTGACGCTGGGCATGGTGTGCGCTGGGGACCCCACCATGGCCGCCTGCCATGGGGATTCGGGCAGTCCCCCGGTCTATGGGGACACCCAGATCGGCATTGTGTCTTGGAGTCGGCCGGATTGCATCAGTGCCACTGCCGTCTACGCCAACATGGGCACTTTCCGAGCCTGGATGAGGAACAACACAGGAGTTTAA